One window of the Salvia splendens isolate huo1 chromosome 1, SspV2, whole genome shotgun sequence genome contains the following:
- the LOC121809118 gene encoding uncharacterized protein LOC121809118: MDENKFLDQFIEVEIEAEKLLLGRHELVDIDRMRNGNREALTALRKRAKTTKTSVPSPFESLMKDIDPRPLVNEVCATCGHHNARESTLLMFPGTDTFATIPFHAAHTILEEDQARLDFDSKKLQSYVKEQSLILSEKGALSDRIGPGVLKSLVALTDKPKIEEDD; encoded by the exons ATGGACGAAAATAAATTCCTGGATCAATTCATTGAGGTTGAGATTGAAGCTGAAAAACTCTTATTGGGACGCCATGAG TTGGTCGATATTGATAGAATGAGGAATGGGAACAGGGAGGCTTTAACAGCACTAAGGAAGAGAGCTAAAACTACAAAAACCAGTGTTCCTTCACCTTTCGAATCTCTAATGAAGGATATTGATCCAAGGCCATTGGTGAATGAGGTTTGTGCAACATGTGGTCATCATAATGCGAGGGAGAGCACATTGCTTATGTTCCCTGGAACTGACACCTTTGCAACTATACCGTTTCATGCTGCTCATACCATTTTGGAAGAAG ATCAAGCACGCCTTGATTTTGATTCCAAAAAGCTCCAGAGCTACGTGAAAGAGCAATCTCTAATTCTTTCAGAAAAAGGTGCCCTTTCTGACAGGATAGGTCCTGGAGTGCTAAAATCTCTGGTGGCCTTAACTGACAAACCAAA GATTGAGGAGGATGATTGA